A window of the Gossypium hirsutum isolate 1008001.06 chromosome A03, Gossypium_hirsutum_v2.1, whole genome shotgun sequence genome harbors these coding sequences:
- the LOC107942942 gene encoding uncharacterized mitochondrial protein AtMg00810-like, whose translation MAYVDDIVLIGSSNFKIDSVMQQLHDRFALKDMGMTDAAATPTPMVGNPKLAASNDSQPFANSHLYRSTVGMLQYLCITRPDLSFCVNKLSQYMNSPSDTH comes from the exons ATGGCTTATGTGGATGATATCGTTCTCATTGgtagttcaaatttcaaaatagataGTGTAATGCAGCAGCTTCATGATCGGTTTGCTCTTAAAGACATGG GCATGACTGATGCTGCTGCTACACCTACACCCATGGTAGGCAACCCTAAGTTGGCAGCCTCAAATGATAGTCAACCTTTTGCAAATAGTCATTTGTATCGGAGTACTGTAGGAATGCTTCAATACTTGTGTATTACCAGGCCTGATTTATCTTTCTGTGTTAACAAGCTCAGTCAATATATGAACTCCCCTAGTGATACTCATTAG